A stretch of Rhododendron vialii isolate Sample 1 chromosome 4a, ASM3025357v1 DNA encodes these proteins:
- the LOC131322789 gene encoding actin-depolymerizing factor 2-like yields MANAASGMAVHDDCKLRFMELKAKRTYRFIVYKIEEKQKQVIVEKVGEPGQSYEDFTACLPADECRYAVFDFDYFTEENVPKSRIFFIAWSPDTSRVRSKMIYASSKDRFKRELDGIQVELQATDPTEMGLDVFKSRVN; encoded by the exons GCTAATGCAGCTTCTGGGATGGCTGTGCACGATGACTGCAAATTAAGGTTCATGGAGCTGAAGGCAAAAAGAACTTACCGCTTCATAGTTTACAAGATagaggagaagcagaagcaAGTTATTGTGGAAAAGGTTGGTGAACCGGGCCAAAGCTACGAAGATTTCACCGCTTGTCTTCCTGCGGATGAGTGCCGCTATGCTGTCTTTGACTTTGACTACTTCACTGAGGAGAATGTTCCCAAAAGCAGGATTTTCTTCATTGCATG GTCACCCGATACGTCAAGGGTCAGAAGCAAAATGATTTACGCTAGCTCCAAGGACAGGTTCAAGAGAGAGCTAGATGGGATTCAGGTAGAGTTGCAAGCTACTGATCCAACTGAGATGGGTCTTGATGTTTTTAAAAGCCGTGTCAACTGA
- the LOC131322790 gene encoding pentatricopeptide repeat-containing protein At3g53700, chloroplastic, whose product MAFSSCLLQFYPFTLPHTLSLPPRSLSSKSLKPIYTIPHRELLTSISASTSPSPSLTHKLPPDFSTEQLLHALSQQNDETSAVNLFRWASKQPNFKPTLPVYEEIIRKLGHLGSFDSMKRILKDMRVSNCRPDEGTFLIFIESYAKRDLYDDAIGVLDMMEQEFGLKPGGYTYNFLLNVLVDGNKLKLVASVHSMMFARGVEPDVSTFNIVIKALCNSHQIRHAILMIEDMFNYGLAPDEITYTTIMQGYIEEGNLETAIRIREEMKAAQCPLSKVTVNVLIHGYCKEGRIEEALKYAEEMWVEGFRPDQFTFNTLVHGLCKSGHVEHALELLDLMLQEGFDPDVVTYNTLISELCKSGQDDEAVEVLNQMISRDCSPDTVTYNTLLSNLCKEKQMEKAAEFAHIIMKKGILLDVSTLNSLVEGLCLTKNHKFAIELFHELKNQGCQPDEFTYNMLVDSLCLRGKLDEALRLFKEMETCGFTPNVILYNTLIAEFCKKKRIEEAGEIFDQMELEGVSRNKVTYNSLIDGLRMSKRMNEAAELMDQMITEGLQPDKFTYDSILSHFCRAGNMKKAADIVQTMASNGCELDHLTYGTLIQGFCKARKIKPATRLLRTMQLNGMALTPQIYNPLIEALFKENTEEAMTLFREMEENGHPPDAVSYKIVFRGLCSGGGPIGEAVDFLVEMTDNRLTPEFSTFCLLAKGLCVLSMEDTLVMLVERIMKADNFSENEVSVVMGLIKIRNFQDALGTLGRILNRRYPKRGY is encoded by the coding sequence ATGGCTTTCTCTTCTTGCCTTCTTCAATTCTACCCTTTCACTCTCCCCCACACTCTAAGCCTCCCACctcgttctctctcttccaaatcCCTCAAACCCATTTACACCATACCCCATAGGGAACTACTCACTTCCATCTCAGCCTCAACTTCACCTTCTCCCTCCCTAACCCATAAACTCCCACCGGACTTCTCCACAGAGCAGCTCCTCCACGCCCTCAGCCAACAAAATGATGAAACTTCTGCGGTTAACCTCTTCCGTTGGGCCTCCAAACAGCCCAATTTCAAACCCACTTTGCCCGTATACGAGGAAATCATTCGGAAGCTTGGACACCTTGGATCATTCGATTCAATGAAGCGAATCTTGAAGGATATGAGGGTTTCCAATTGCAGGCCCGACGAAggtactttcttgattttcattGAGAGTTACGCGAAACGAGATTTGTATGATGATGCTATTGGGGTTCTTGATATGATGGAACAAGAATTTGGGTTGAAACCGGGAGGGTATACTTACAATTTTCTGTTAAATGTTCTTGTTGATGGAAACAAGTTAAAATTAGTGGCTAGCGTTCACTCCATGATGTTTGCTAGAGGCGTTGAACCTGATGTTTCAACATTTAATATAGTGATAAAGGCTCTGTGTAACTCCCATCAAATTAGGCATGCTATtttaatgattgaagatatgttTAACTATGGTTTGGCACCAGATGAGATAACATATACCACCATAATGCAAGGATATATTGAGGAAGGGAATTTGGAAACTGCGATTAGAATCAGGGAGGAAATGAAAGCAGCTCAATGCCCACTGAGCAAAGTAACTGTTAATGTTTTGATTCATGGGTATTGTAAAGAGGGTAGAATTGAGGAAGCTTTGAAATATGCAGAAGAGATGTGGGTTGAGGGATTTCGTCCCGATCAATTTACTTTTAATACTTTGGTGCATGGTTTGTGCAAGTCTGGACATGTTGAGCACGCGTTAGAGCTTTTGGATTTAATGCTTCAGGAGGGGTTTGATCCGGATGTCGTCACTTATAACACTTTGATATCCGAACTGTGTAAATCTGGTCAAGATGATGAAGCCGTGGAAGTTCTCAATCAGATGATTTCAAGGGATTGTTCCCCTGATACAGTGACATATAACACTTTGCTTAGCAACTTGTGCAAGGAGAAACAAATGGAAAAGGCCGCTGAATTTGCTCATATTATTATGAAGAAGGGAATTCTACTGGATGTTTCTACGCTAAATTCCCTCGTAGAAGGACTCTGCTTGACGAAGAATCACAAATTTGCAATTGAATTGTTCCATGAATTGAAAAACCAAGGGTGCCAGCCTGATGAGTTTACTTACAATATGCTAGTCGACAGCCTTTGTTTGAGAGGAAAACTAGACGAAGCTTTGCGCCTATTTAAAGAAATGGAAACATGTGGCTTCACACCAAATGTAATATTGTATAACACTCTCATAGCCGAATTTTGCAAGAAGAAGAGGATTGAAGAAGCGGGGGAGATTTTTGATCAGATGGAACTCGAAGGTGTTTCAAGAAATAAGGTGACTTATAACTCCCTTATTGATGGCCTTCGTATGAGTAAGAGAATGAATGAGGCCGCGGAGCTTATGGATCAGATGATAACGGAAGGACTTCAACCTGATAAGTTCACCTATGACTCAATACTCTCTCATTTCTGCAGAGCTGGCAATATGAAGAAGGCGGCGGACATAGTCCAAACCATGGCTTCAAATGGGTGTGAACTGGATCATCTCACCTACGGAACCCTAATACAGGGATTTTGTAAAGCGCGTAAAATCAAGCCTGCAACTAGGCTCCTTAGAACTATGCAGTTGAATGGAATGGCTTTGACCCCGCAAATCTATAATCCCCTAATCGAAGCCCTCTTCAAAGAGAATACAGAAGAAGCCATGACACTGTTTAGAGAAATGGAAGAGAATGGTCACCCTCCAGACGCCGTTTCATATAAAATTGTTTTTCGCGGGCTATGTTCTGGCGGAGGACCTATTGGAGAGGCTGTCGATTTCCTGGTTGAAATGACTGATAACAGACTAACACCGGAATTCTCTACGTTCTGTCTGCTGGCTAAAGGACTTTGTGTTTTATCCATGGAGGACACTTTAGTTATGCTTGTTGAAAGGATCATGAAGGCGGACAACTTCTCCGAAAATGAGGTGTCTGTGGTAATGGGGTTGATAAAAATCCGTAACTTTCAAGATGCATTgggcactcttggcaggatttTGAATAGGAGATATCCCAAGAGAGGTTACTAG